From a region of the Mycobacterium sp. SMC-8 genome:
- a CDS encoding MaoC family dehydratase — protein sequence MKVITSIDDAVAAAGTELGVSEWLTVDQARIDAFAEATEDRQWIHVDTARAKAESAFGATIAHGLLTLSLIPALSKQCFVVENAKMGINYGFNRVRFVAPVRVDSQLRVRSDLQDVARINEATVHLTVRHTVEVSGSDKPAALAEMIARYIF from the coding sequence ATGAAGGTCATCACATCGATCGACGACGCCGTCGCCGCCGCCGGCACCGAACTCGGGGTCAGCGAGTGGCTGACGGTGGACCAGGCGCGTATCGATGCGTTCGCCGAGGCGACCGAAGACCGGCAGTGGATCCACGTCGATACAGCGCGAGCGAAGGCCGAAAGCGCTTTCGGCGCCACCATCGCGCACGGCCTGTTGACCCTCTCCCTGATACCGGCGCTGAGCAAGCAGTGTTTCGTCGTCGAGAACGCGAAGATGGGCATCAACTACGGATTCAACAGGGTGCGGTTCGTCGCGCCGGTCCGGGTGGACTCCCAGCTGCGGGTGCGATCGGACCTGCAGGATGTCGCCAGAATCAACGAGGCAACGGTGCATCTGACGGTCCGTCACACCGTCGAGGTGAGCGGTTCGGACAAGCCCGCCGCCCTGGCCGAGATGATTGCGCGGTACATCTTCTGA
- a CDS encoding aromatic ring-hydroxylating dioxygenase subunit alpha: MSTIEDWTTEVIAAPARQPLVVDDQAGQTFRVHRSAMTSPEVHRAEIERVYGHSWLYVGHESEIPEPGDFVRRKVAGRPIFMVRGAKSGNVNVFHNSCTHRGALVCRQDSGNAKVFQCFYHAWSFDSEGTLKGVPDREAYSNGLNFDELGLARVARVESYRGFVFASYDPDIIDLETYLAGAKEYIDLVVDGCGGSVEIIKGTNEYSFDANFKLLVENSADGYHAQSTHDTYFKYLVSLGTDLQGGVIGEAKRLGNGHAVIEYTAPWGRPVAKWEPLFGEQAKVEIDRIRAELIDRYGEERARTMCEVNRNLIIYPNLIINDIMAVTVRTMFSPAPNRVDVTAWELAPTEEPSSLRDRRLDSFLTFLGPGGFATPDDIEALESCQQGFEGGGVEWNDISRGMGRGPMANDEEQMREFWRRWQQQMGDAADLGGAR; encoded by the coding sequence ATGAGCACAATCGAGGACTGGACCACCGAGGTGATCGCGGCACCCGCCCGCCAACCCCTGGTGGTCGACGATCAGGCCGGTCAGACCTTCCGGGTGCACCGGTCGGCCATGACCTCACCGGAGGTGCACCGCGCCGAGATCGAACGGGTCTACGGCCACTCCTGGCTGTACGTCGGGCATGAGTCCGAAATCCCCGAACCGGGCGATTTCGTGCGCCGTAAGGTGGCGGGGCGGCCGATCTTCATGGTCCGCGGGGCGAAAAGCGGCAACGTCAACGTCTTCCACAACTCCTGCACGCATCGCGGCGCCCTGGTCTGCCGGCAGGATTCCGGCAACGCCAAGGTCTTCCAGTGCTTCTACCACGCGTGGTCCTTCGACAGCGAGGGCACGCTCAAGGGCGTTCCGGACAGGGAGGCCTACTCGAACGGTCTGAACTTCGATGAGTTGGGACTTGCCCGGGTGGCCCGGGTGGAGTCCTACCGCGGGTTCGTCTTCGCCAGTTACGACCCCGACATCATCGACCTCGAGACCTATCTGGCCGGCGCGAAGGAGTACATCGACCTCGTCGTCGACGGCTGCGGCGGCTCCGTCGAGATCATCAAGGGCACCAACGAATACAGCTTCGACGCCAACTTCAAGCTTCTTGTCGAGAACAGCGCCGACGGCTACCACGCCCAATCCACCCACGACACCTATTTCAAATACCTGGTCTCGCTGGGCACCGACCTGCAGGGCGGGGTAATCGGAGAGGCCAAGAGACTGGGCAACGGGCATGCCGTCATCGAGTACACCGCCCCGTGGGGCCGCCCGGTCGCGAAATGGGAGCCGCTCTTCGGCGAACAGGCCAAGGTCGAAATCGACCGCATCCGAGCCGAACTCATCGACCGCTACGGCGAGGAGCGCGCGCGCACGATGTGCGAGGTGAACCGCAACCTCATCATCTACCCGAACCTGATCATCAACGACATCATGGCCGTCACGGTTCGCACGATGTTCTCGCCCGCACCCAACCGGGTCGATGTGACGGCGTGGGAACTCGCGCCGACCGAAGAGCCATCGAGTCTGCGGGATCGACGGCTCGACAGCTTCCTGACCTTCCTCGGTCCCGGCGGCTTCGCGACACCGGACGACATCGAGGCACTCGAGTCCTGCCAACAGGGTTTCGAAGGCGGCGGCGTGGAGTGGAACGACATCTCCCGCGGAATGGGTCGCGGGCCGATGGCCAACGACGAGGAACAGATGAGAGAGTTCTGGCGACGCTGGCAGCAGCAGATGGGTGACGCGGCGGACCTCGGCGGTGCCCGATGA
- a CDS encoding extradiol ring-cleavage dioxygenase: MAQFLGLGMTHYPLLAGTDDHMASLLRWTLKDPDIPATAKDPASWPASMREEWGSDEGRASAAHHRKLLVENLARCREALDDFDPDVVVVWGDDQYENFREEVIPPFCVLAYGDLEVEPFELMNKRGSPNAWGLPDDTTITLHGDAAVSRRLADQLLVRGFDIAYSYQKRKDSPFPHAILNTQLFLDYPDAGAKFPYPLVPITVNCYGQHAIARRGGLARFAEISEERLDPVGPSPTRCFALGRAVAQSFAETDLRVALVASSSWSHAFLTDKTWHLTPDTEADLRLYELFKKGDYEKWSSVSTAEIVGSGQHEMLNWFCMTGAVDELGLKLDWSEFVATDVFNSNKCFAVFSEGGRR, encoded by the coding sequence ATGGCGCAATTCCTGGGACTGGGCATGACGCACTATCCCCTGTTGGCCGGCACTGACGACCACATGGCCAGCCTGCTGCGCTGGACCCTCAAGGACCCCGACATCCCGGCGACTGCGAAGGACCCGGCAAGTTGGCCCGCGTCGATGCGCGAGGAATGGGGCTCCGACGAGGGGCGGGCTTCGGCCGCGCATCACCGGAAACTGTTGGTGGAGAACCTCGCCCGCTGCCGGGAGGCACTCGATGACTTCGACCCGGACGTGGTCGTGGTCTGGGGTGACGACCAGTACGAGAACTTCCGCGAGGAGGTGATCCCCCCGTTCTGCGTGCTGGCCTACGGCGACCTCGAGGTCGAGCCGTTCGAACTGATGAACAAGCGCGGCAGCCCGAACGCGTGGGGTCTGCCCGACGACACCACCATCACGCTGCACGGCGACGCCGCGGTCTCCCGGCGCCTTGCCGACCAGCTGCTCGTGCGCGGATTCGACATCGCCTACTCCTACCAGAAGCGCAAGGACTCCCCGTTCCCGCACGCGATTCTCAACACCCAACTGTTCCTCGACTATCCCGACGCGGGCGCGAAGTTCCCCTACCCGCTGGTCCCGATCACGGTCAACTGCTACGGCCAGCACGCGATCGCCCGCCGGGGCGGCCTGGCCCGCTTCGCCGAAATCTCCGAGGAACGACTCGATCCGGTGGGACCGTCACCGACGCGTTGCTTCGCCCTCGGTCGGGCGGTGGCGCAATCCTTCGCCGAGACCGACCTTCGCGTCGCGCTGGTGGCCTCATCGAGTTGGTCGCATGCGTTTCTGACCGACAAGACATGGCACCTCACCCCGGACACCGAGGCGGACCTGCGTCTGTACGAACTGTTCAAGAAGGGTGACTACGAGAAGTGGTCGTCGGTCTCGACCGCCGAAATCGTCGGATCCGGCCAGCACGAGATGCTCAACTGGTTCTGCATGACCGGCGCCGTCGACGAACTCGGTCTCAAGCTGGACTGGTCTGAGTTTGTCGCCACCGACGTCTTCAACTCCAACAAGTGCTTTGCGGTGTTCAGCGAAGGCGGCCGGCGATGA
- a CDS encoding AMP-binding protein, with amino-acid sequence MIEPNAATTAFRAARDHLIAHREDYEVAAAGFRFPDVGDRFNWAIDWFDHIARGNPCTALRIVGDDGSDESYSFDEMARRSDRVARRLADGGVRAGDRVMLMLGNQVELWESMLAVMKLGAVILPATTALGPKDLDDRLSRGAVAHVITNAEETAKFDDIAGDYGRIAVGDAPAPWRSYRESDTVESPAPFTTTTAPDDPMLVYFTSGTTSHPKLVEHTHRSYPIGHLSTMYFIGLRPGDVHLNISSPGWAKHAWSSFFAPWIGESTVVAYNYARFDAARFLEMLQHVAVTSLCAPPTVWRMLIQAHLGERPQALREAMGAGEPLNPEVITQVRNSWGLTIRDGFGQTECTALIGNTPGAVVKPGSMGRPLPGIPVEIVDPITGQVAEEGEICLRLADNPVNLMTGYLGDPERNDAVMAGGYYHTGDVASRDAEGYITYIGRTDDVFKASDYKISPFELESVLIEHPAVAEAAVVPAPDEIRLAVPKAYVSLAAGWAPDRATADAIFAHARQNLAPYQRIRRIEFFELPKTISGKIRRVELRNRENTAESLPGEFRET; translated from the coding sequence GTGATTGAACCTAACGCGGCAACAACGGCGTTCCGTGCCGCACGTGACCATCTGATCGCCCACCGCGAGGACTACGAGGTCGCCGCCGCGGGATTCCGCTTCCCCGATGTGGGCGACCGGTTCAACTGGGCAATCGACTGGTTCGACCACATTGCTCGCGGAAACCCATGCACCGCACTGCGAATCGTCGGCGATGACGGATCTGACGAGTCGTATTCCTTCGACGAGATGGCACGCCGGTCCGACCGGGTCGCCCGCCGGCTGGCCGACGGCGGTGTTCGCGCCGGTGACCGGGTGATGCTCATGCTCGGCAATCAGGTCGAGTTGTGGGAATCGATGCTGGCCGTGATGAAACTCGGCGCGGTGATCCTGCCGGCCACCACCGCGCTGGGTCCCAAGGACCTCGACGACCGCCTTTCCCGCGGTGCGGTCGCTCACGTCATCACCAATGCCGAGGAAACCGCGAAGTTCGACGACATTGCGGGTGATTACGGCCGGATCGCGGTCGGGGACGCGCCCGCACCGTGGCGGTCGTACCGCGAGTCCGACACCGTCGAGTCACCGGCGCCGTTCACCACCACGACCGCACCAGATGACCCGATGCTGGTGTACTTCACCTCGGGCACCACCAGCCACCCCAAACTCGTCGAGCACACTCACCGGTCCTATCCCATCGGGCACCTGTCGACGATGTACTTCATCGGGCTGCGCCCGGGTGATGTCCACCTCAACATCAGCTCGCCCGGCTGGGCCAAGCACGCGTGGAGTTCGTTCTTCGCGCCGTGGATCGGCGAGTCCACCGTCGTCGCCTACAACTACGCCCGCTTCGACGCGGCGCGGTTCCTGGAGATGTTGCAGCATGTCGCGGTGACCTCGCTGTGTGCGCCACCGACGGTGTGGCGCATGCTGATTCAGGCCCATCTGGGTGAGAGACCGCAAGCATTGCGGGAAGCGATGGGCGCCGGCGAACCGCTCAACCCCGAGGTGATCACCCAGGTGCGTAACAGCTGGGGATTGACCATCCGGGACGGATTCGGGCAGACCGAGTGCACCGCGCTCATCGGCAACACCCCTGGTGCGGTCGTCAAGCCGGGCTCGATGGGCCGGCCGTTGCCCGGCATCCCGGTGGAGATCGTCGATCCGATCACCGGGCAGGTGGCCGAGGAAGGGGAGATCTGCCTGCGACTCGCCGACAATCCGGTGAACCTGATGACCGGTTACCTCGGCGACCCGGAGCGCAACGACGCCGTGATGGCCGGCGGTTACTACCACACCGGCGATGTGGCGAGCCGGGACGCCGAGGGGTACATCACCTACATCGGCCGCACCGACGACGTGTTCAAGGCCTCCGACTACAAGATCTCCCCGTTCGAATTGGAGAGCGTGCTCATCGAGCACCCGGCCGTCGCCGAGGCGGCGGTGGTGCCCGCACCCGACGAGATCCGCCTTGCGGTGCCCAAGGCGTATGTCAGCCTGGCGGCCGGGTGGGCACCGGATCGCGCCACCGCGGACGCGATCTTCGCCCACGCGCGGCAGAACCTCGCCCCCTATCAACGCATCCGGCGCATCGAGTTCTTCGAACTGCCCAAGACCATCTCGGGCAAGATCCGCCGCGTCGAACTGCGTAACAGGGAGAACACCGCGGAGTCGTTGCCCGGGGAGTTCCGCGAGACTTGA
- a CDS encoding acyl-CoA dehydrogenase family protein — protein sequence MFTAEQQDFARAIEQFCVENCATPEQRAELTDGGKLSNSPSLLLNMAELGWLGVSLPAEYGGGGAGMVDECIFLEETARGLAPIHAYGTGLTAAQTYLRHGTGQQRKEVLGNLCSGRFEAIALSEPGAGSDLGSVRTRAVLDGDRFIVNGQKAWITAAHLADHLLVLTRTSADGPKHKGLTLLYLATDTPGLEIKPIQTMDGHTVNEVFFTDVAIPAGNVVGGIGDAWHRLMRGLNVERLIIAAMSIGAARRSLEDTIDYVRQREQFGRSIGSFQAVRHRLADLVAEIDCCRAFVYQVAAQIDAGMEDQLAREGSIAKMKCTEVAKLAALEGVQLMGGNGYTVEYGMELQVRKALAPPIYGGANEIQREIIGKSLGL from the coding sequence CTGTTCACGGCCGAGCAACAGGATTTCGCCCGCGCCATCGAGCAGTTCTGCGTCGAGAACTGCGCCACACCGGAGCAGCGTGCGGAACTCACCGATGGTGGAAAGCTCTCCAACAGCCCAAGTCTCCTGCTGAATATGGCCGAACTCGGCTGGCTCGGCGTCTCTTTGCCGGCCGAGTACGGCGGCGGCGGGGCCGGCATGGTCGACGAGTGCATCTTCCTGGAGGAGACCGCTCGCGGGCTCGCGCCGATCCACGCCTACGGCACCGGGTTGACCGCGGCGCAAACCTATCTGCGACACGGCACCGGGCAGCAGAGGAAAGAGGTGCTGGGCAACCTCTGCAGCGGACGGTTCGAGGCGATCGCGCTGTCCGAGCCGGGCGCCGGATCCGATCTCGGCTCGGTGCGCACCCGCGCGGTGCTCGACGGTGACCGGTTCATCGTCAACGGCCAGAAGGCCTGGATCACCGCGGCCCATCTCGCCGACCATCTGCTGGTACTGACCCGGACCTCCGCCGACGGCCCCAAACACAAGGGCCTGACCCTGCTGTATCTCGCCACCGACACCCCGGGGCTGGAGATCAAACCCATCCAGACGATGGACGGGCACACCGTCAACGAGGTCTTCTTCACCGACGTGGCCATTCCGGCCGGCAACGTCGTCGGCGGCATCGGCGACGCATGGCATCGGCTGATGCGCGGCCTGAACGTCGAGCGGCTGATCATCGCGGCGATGTCGATAGGGGCAGCCCGACGGTCGCTGGAGGACACGATCGACTATGTGCGACAACGCGAACAGTTCGGCCGGTCGATCGGCAGCTTCCAGGCGGTGCGGCACCGGCTGGCCGACCTGGTGGCCGAGATCGACTGCTGCCGGGCGTTCGTCTACCAGGTGGCCGCGCAGATCGACGCCGGGATGGAAGACCAACTCGCCCGGGAGGGCTCGATCGCCAAGATGAAGTGCACCGAAGTCGCGAAACTCGCTGCCCTGGAAGGCGTTCAGCTGATGGGCGGCAACGGCTATACCGTGGAGTACGGCATGGAACTTCAGGTGCGTAAGGCCCTGGCCCCACCGATCTACGGGGGCGCCAACGAGATACAGCGCGAGATCATCGGCAAGAGCCTCGGATTATGA
- a CDS encoding alpha/beta fold hydrolase translates to MTTAALETKTIDAGGIRTAYLEAGSGEPVLMLHGSGPGVSGTANWKLNIGPLSQRFRVLAPDIVGFGATHRPDDIVYSLRTWTDHVWAFLDSHGISSAAIVGNSLGGRIALQMATDHPQRISRMVLMGSPGVGMTPTEGLAALRGYAPSHDAMRSLLKNYFAVNPDLITEELVKIRYEASVADGAFEAYRAMFFDPRHKGSELGITAEEVRTISTPTLLIHGREDKVVPLAVSVSMLDLLPNADLHVFSRCGHWTQIERADEFSALVADYLERS, encoded by the coding sequence ATGACCACTGCCGCGCTGGAAACGAAAACGATCGACGCCGGCGGAATCCGGACCGCCTACCTCGAGGCGGGATCGGGCGAGCCGGTGCTCATGCTGCACGGATCCGGACCCGGCGTATCGGGAACGGCGAACTGGAAGCTCAATATCGGACCGTTGTCGCAGCGCTTCCGGGTGCTGGCACCCGACATCGTAGGGTTCGGCGCCACCCATCGGCCCGATGACATCGTGTATTCGCTTCGCACCTGGACCGATCACGTATGGGCCTTCCTCGACAGCCACGGCATCAGCAGCGCCGCGATCGTGGGCAACTCCCTGGGGGGCCGCATCGCTCTGCAGATGGCGACCGACCACCCCCAGCGGATCAGCCGCATGGTGCTGATGGGCTCCCCCGGCGTGGGAATGACCCCGACGGAAGGCCTTGCGGCGCTGCGCGGTTATGCCCCGTCCCACGACGCGATGCGCAGTCTGCTGAAGAACTACTTCGCCGTCAACCCCGACCTGATCACCGAGGAACTGGTGAAGATCCGGTACGAGGCCAGCGTCGCCGACGGCGCCTTCGAGGCCTATCGGGCGATGTTCTTCGACCCCAGGCACAAGGGATCCGAGCTGGGAATCACCGCCGAGGAGGTACGCACCATCAGCACCCCCACGCTGCTGATCCACGGGAGGGAAGACAAAGTCGTGCCACTGGCCGTCTCGGTGAGCATGCTCGACCTTCTTCCCAACGCGGATCTCCACGTATTCAGCCGATGCGGACACTGGACCCAGATCGAGCGCGCAGACGAGTTCTCCGCGCTGGTCGCCGACTATCTGGAGCGCTCATGA
- a CDS encoding amidohydrolase family protein — translation MHTHAVDPDLPDLSRRHCRDRWPSVERTDENAAWLNYGAQRYRRIDHRCWAPAARLADMDRDGVALQVISPIPVTFCYDADPTGGAELAAAQNDFFARIVSGHPDRFAALGAVALQDPDLAVDELRRCMTRPGFLGVEIATQVRGCELSDERLDRFFGVAHELGALVMIHPRDEDLPARTTGLGMGFGAGMPVETALAAASLLTSGALVRRPGVRLCLAHGAGALPSIIGRLDKGARIGGMAADSPELPSRLAQSLWCDSLTYNRSALLAAVDLFGADHLVFGSDYPFPAAPEPLDDVVADLPPDLRDRITRKNLEENYGAIPGTGHDALSPVGRH, via the coding sequence GTGCACACCCACGCCGTGGATCCAGATCTGCCCGACCTGAGCCGCCGTCACTGCCGTGACCGCTGGCCGAGTGTGGAGCGCACCGACGAGAACGCTGCCTGGCTGAACTACGGCGCGCAGCGCTACCGCAGGATCGACCACCGCTGTTGGGCTCCGGCGGCGAGGCTGGCCGATATGGACCGTGATGGTGTTGCACTACAGGTGATTTCACCGATTCCGGTGACCTTCTGCTACGACGCCGACCCCACCGGCGGCGCGGAGTTGGCCGCAGCGCAGAACGACTTCTTCGCGCGCATCGTCAGTGGGCACCCCGACCGGTTCGCTGCACTCGGAGCAGTGGCATTGCAGGATCCCGACCTTGCCGTCGACGAGCTTCGACGGTGCATGACCCGTCCCGGCTTCCTCGGAGTGGAGATCGCCACCCAGGTCCGCGGGTGCGAACTCTCCGACGAGCGCCTCGACCGGTTCTTTGGCGTCGCACATGAGCTGGGCGCACTCGTGATGATCCATCCGCGCGACGAGGATCTACCGGCCCGCACCACCGGGCTGGGCATGGGTTTCGGCGCCGGTATGCCCGTCGAAACGGCGCTTGCTGCGGCTTCGCTTCTCACCAGCGGCGCACTGGTCCGCCGCCCCGGCGTCCGACTATGCCTCGCGCACGGCGCCGGCGCGCTTCCGTCGATCATCGGCCGCCTCGACAAGGGAGCCCGGATCGGCGGGATGGCGGCCGACTCCCCGGAGCTTCCCAGTCGACTGGCGCAGTCTCTGTGGTGCGACTCGCTGACCTACAACCGCAGCGCTCTGCTGGCTGCGGTGGACCTGTTCGGCGCCGACCACCTGGTGTTCGGCTCCGACTACCCCTTCCCCGCCGCACCAGAGCCGCTCGACGACGTCGTCGCCGACCTGCCCCCCGACCTCAGAGACCGAATCACCCGAAAAAACCTGGAGGAGAACTATGGCGCAATTCCTGGGACTGGGCATGACGCACTATCCCCTGTTGGCCGGCACTGA
- a CDS encoding SDR family oxidoreductase has translation MTPTSSRSIFAPDALAGKRILITGGGTGLGRGVATRLVAHGAQVHIWGRRENVLAEAAAEITGDAPGSAHYQPVNVRDFEAVSAAVAEIWDRHGALTGVLNNAAANFIAPTATLSPRAFEAVTSTVMTGSFNTTLAVGKRWIAEGLRGSVLSNLTTWVWSGSAFVVPSAMAKAAVHAMTMSLAVEWGRYGIRLNALAPGPIPTEYAWEMLNPTDESSAGATQADQIPLGRTGTIDELANLTIFAFSDACDYLTGETIAMDGGQRLAGPNTFAALTAMSDEDWVRARERSQSASTAAKASRTV, from the coding sequence ATGACGCCGACGAGTTCGCGCAGCATCTTCGCCCCCGATGCCCTGGCCGGCAAGCGGATCCTGATCACCGGTGGCGGCACCGGACTCGGGCGCGGTGTGGCGACCCGGTTGGTCGCCCACGGGGCGCAGGTGCACATCTGGGGCCGGCGTGAGAACGTCCTTGCCGAAGCCGCCGCGGAGATCACGGGGGACGCCCCCGGATCGGCGCACTACCAGCCGGTCAATGTTCGCGACTTCGAGGCCGTTTCGGCGGCGGTCGCCGAGATCTGGGACCGGCACGGCGCATTGACCGGTGTGCTGAACAACGCGGCGGCCAACTTCATCGCGCCGACGGCCACGCTGAGCCCGCGCGCCTTCGAGGCCGTCACGTCGACGGTGATGACCGGGTCGTTCAACACCACTCTCGCGGTCGGAAAGCGCTGGATCGCTGAGGGACTGCGCGGATCGGTGCTGTCGAATCTGACCACCTGGGTGTGGAGCGGATCGGCGTTCGTGGTTCCCTCAGCGATGGCCAAGGCGGCGGTGCACGCGATGACGATGTCACTGGCGGTGGAATGGGGCCGGTACGGAATCCGGCTCAATGCACTTGCGCCCGGGCCGATCCCAACCGAGTACGCCTGGGAGATGCTCAATCCCACCGATGAGAGTTCGGCCGGCGCCACCCAGGCAGACCAGATCCCGCTGGGGCGCACCGGGACGATCGACGAGTTGGCCAACCTGACCATCTTCGCCTTCTCCGACGCGTGCGACTACCTGACCGGGGAGACCATCGCCATGGATGGCGGCCAACGGCTTGCGGGGCCGAACACCTTCGCCGCTCTTACCGCGATGAGCGACGAGGACTGGGTGCGCGCACGGGAACGCAGCCAGTCCGCCTCGACAGCAGCGAAGGCCTCCCGAACCGTCTGA
- a CDS encoding enoyl-CoA hydratase-related protein, with product MTDFTDISYEVDNGLAWITINRPDRYNSFRARTVDELIKAFKLAWGSAEVGAICLTGAGEKAFCTGGDQKQRAETGDYGPSDSGLFEVDSLHRVIRDVPKPVIAAVNGFAIGGGHVLHVLCDLTIASETAVFGQNGPRVGSFDAGFGTGFLARVVGEKRAREIWFLCRRYSAQQAYEWGLVNKVVPADQLKAEVRAWADEILQLSPTSLKVLKQSFNIDTEQFASLGQMAYSNLKLFGETAEAQEGIAAFNEKRAPDFAPYRGN from the coding sequence ATGACTGACTTCACCGACATCTCCTACGAGGTCGACAACGGCCTGGCCTGGATCACCATCAACCGCCCGGATCGCTACAACTCCTTCCGGGCGCGCACCGTCGACGAACTGATCAAGGCCTTCAAGCTGGCCTGGGGGAGCGCCGAGGTGGGAGCGATCTGCCTGACCGGGGCCGGCGAGAAGGCCTTCTGCACCGGCGGCGACCAGAAACAGCGCGCCGAGACGGGTGACTATGGTCCCTCCGACAGCGGCCTGTTCGAGGTGGACTCGCTGCACCGGGTGATCCGGGACGTGCCCAAGCCGGTGATCGCGGCGGTGAACGGTTTCGCCATCGGCGGTGGCCATGTCCTTCACGTGCTGTGCGACTTGACCATCGCCTCCGAGACTGCCGTCTTCGGCCAGAACGGGCCGCGGGTCGGCTCCTTCGACGCCGGCTTCGGCACCGGATTCCTCGCCCGGGTGGTCGGCGAGAAGCGTGCCCGGGAGATCTGGTTCCTGTGCCGGCGGTACTCGGCGCAGCAGGCCTACGAGTGGGGACTGGTGAACAAGGTGGTGCCGGCGGATCAGCTCAAGGCCGAGGTGCGGGCGTGGGCAGACGAGATCCTGCAGCTCTCACCGACATCACTGAAGGTGCTCAAGCAGTCGTTCAACATAGACACCGAGCAGTTCGCCTCTCTGGGCCAGATGGCGTATTCGAATCTCAAGCTGTTCGGTGAGACCGCCGAGGCTCAAGAGGGCATCGCCGCCTTCAACGAGAAGCGGGCCCCCGATTTCGCGCCGTACCGGGGCAACTGA
- a CDS encoding ABC transporter permease, translated as MTLDTLVAMVKPPFAFREYVLQSWFVARVSMLPALMLTMPYSVLLVFTFNILLKEFGAADFSGTGAAIGTVNQIGPIVTVLVVSGAGATAMCADLGARTIREELDALRVMGINPIQTLVVPRVLAATTVALALSATVIIVGLAGAFVFCVFIQNVSAGAFIAGLTLLTGVSDVVVSLVKATLFGMAAGLIACYKGISVGGGPAGVGNAVNETVVFTFMVLFAINVIVTAVGIQFTVQ; from the coding sequence ATGACCCTGGACACCCTGGTGGCGATGGTCAAGCCGCCGTTCGCATTTCGCGAATATGTTCTGCAGTCGTGGTTCGTGGCGCGTGTGTCGATGCTTCCGGCGCTGATGCTGACCATGCCGTACTCGGTCCTGTTGGTCTTCACGTTCAACATCCTGCTCAAGGAATTCGGGGCGGCGGACTTCTCGGGGACGGGCGCCGCGATCGGAACCGTCAACCAGATCGGCCCGATCGTGACGGTGCTGGTGGTTTCCGGTGCCGGTGCCACCGCGATGTGCGCCGACCTGGGAGCACGGACCATTCGTGAAGAACTCGACGCGCTTCGGGTGATGGGCATCAACCCGATACAAACGCTGGTCGTGCCGCGAGTGCTGGCCGCCACCACGGTGGCGTTGGCGTTGTCGGCGACGGTGATCATCGTCGGACTGGCCGGGGCATTCGTGTTCTGCGTGTTCATCCAGAACGTGTCCGCCGGCGCTTTCATCGCCGGCCTGACCCTGCTCACCGGAGTCAGCGACGTGGTCGTATCCCTAGTCAAAGCAACACTTTTCGGCATGGCCGCCGGACTGATCGCCTGCTACAAGGGCATCTCGGTGGGCGGTGGGCCGGCCGGCGTCGGCAACGCCGTCAATGAGACGGTGGTCTTCACCTTCATGGTGCTGTTCGCCATTAACGTCATCGTCACCGCAGTCGGCATCCAGTTCACGGTGCAGTGA
- a CDS encoding FadR/GntR family transcriptional regulator, whose protein sequence is MARREPAARSSRAEVVAADLEHEIMSERLPVGAHLGRRAELMDRFGISPTVMNETLRILRDRDLVSVRPGPGGGITVANTPPQVRTGALDLWFQPSNPHPLDLFEARLYLEFGLTKAAFERATDADIAEMRTAMVRMRASTDAPEFFDAVLNFHAVVTAAAHIPVLEGMHQLIITSIRAVLSRVMFVQDHEPLVAGSLVVHDDIVAAIAVHDQAAFVEAINRHDRDLIRADDPERTPHTPQHP, encoded by the coding sequence ATGGCACGCCGTGAACCGGCGGCGCGCTCGTCGCGGGCCGAAGTCGTTGCCGCCGACCTCGAACACGAGATCATGTCCGAGCGCCTGCCGGTCGGTGCCCACCTCGGCAGGCGGGCGGAGTTGATGGACCGGTTCGGGATCAGCCCGACGGTGATGAACGAGACGCTGCGGATCCTGCGCGACCGCGACCTGGTGTCCGTGCGGCCCGGCCCCGGCGGCGGGATCACCGTCGCCAACACGCCGCCGCAGGTGCGCACCGGCGCGCTGGATCTGTGGTTCCAGCCGTCCAACCCGCATCCCCTCGATCTGTTCGAGGCGCGTCTCTATCTCGAATTCGGGCTCACCAAGGCCGCGTTCGAGCGGGCCACCGATGCCGACATCGCCGAGATGCGCACCGCGATGGTGCGGATGCGCGCGAGCACGGATGCCCCGGAGTTCTTCGACGCGGTGCTGAATTTCCACGCGGTCGTCACCGCCGCCGCGCACATCCCCGTACTGGAGGGGATGCATCAACTCATCATCACCAGCATCAGGGCGGTGCTCAGTCGGGTGATGTTCGTGCAGGACCACGAGCCGCTGGTGGCCGGCAGCCTGGTCGTGCACGATGACATCGTCGCCGCGATCGCCGTTCATGATCAGGCGGCCTTCGTCGAGGCGATCAATCGTCACGACCGCGACCTCATCCGCGCCGACGACCCCGAGCGCACCCCGCACACACCGCAGCACCCATAG